GCGTTATCTTCATGCCGCGCTCCTTCCCGTCAACGGGGGGCATAGGTGATGACTTCGGGCTCCGCGCTCAGGCTGTAGCGCGTATAGACCTGGTTCAGCGCGGGCAGCGGCACGACGTCCATTTCGCCGACGGCCGGTTCCATCACGACCATCGCGACCGACGCCGACAGGTTGTCGTGGCTGCCCGGGCGCGGCGGGCGGCATACCGAGTAAGGCGCGCCGAAGTTGTCGAAGAAGGCGGCGCGCAGGTCGTCGCGCGTCAGCGCGTCGCGCCTGTTCAGCAGCCGCCGCACGCGCCAATCGCGGTATTGGCTTTCCGGGGTGCTGGCGCGGCCGGTATCGCGCAGCTTGCACAGCGCGACTTCGCTGACCCAGTGATTGGCGTGCACGATCAGGTCGTCGGTGCCGGGGTAGATGGGGAAGGCTTCGTCCGTCGTGCACTCGAAATCGATGCCGAAGCCTTCCGCCATGCCCAGCATGATGTTGTTGGAACAAGACTTGGGCGTGGTCGCCACCGCTTTCACCGCCAGCGCGAAATGCTGCTGTTCCAGCACCTTGCGGCGGATCAGCGACAGGGGCACGCCCAACTGCTTGAAATCGCGATCCGATTCCAGGTAGTTGGCGGTGATGGAAATCCCCGTGCTGTTCAATCCGCTGCGCGCCAGGCCGCCGGCTTCGACGAAGGTGAGCATGTCGGGACCGTCTTCCTGCCGGATGCGCAGCACGATGGACGTCTCGGCGCATTCGGCGCGCCAGTCCCAGTTCTGGCCGTGCAGCAGGTTGCCGGTGGCGGAACGCTCCGGCAGCACCAGCGCGCCGGTGCAGCCGTCGCCGGGCTCGAGTTCGGCGGCCTTTTTCTTTTCCGCGCGCGCCTTGGCGACGACCTCGGTGCGTGCGTTGATCATCACGATGTCTTCCAGTGGCACGCCGGCGCCGTCGGCGATGCCGCGCATTTCTTCGATGTAGTGCGGGCCGTAGGCCTCGATTTCCTTGGCGAAGGATTCGATCAGCTGCGTGCGTGCCGGGCCGTCGTAGCCCAGGGTCACCAGGGTCTGGCCATACATGGCCGCGCTTTTTCGAACCCGGTCCACGGCCGCGCGCCCGTACTGCACGCCTCGTTCATAGGGTTTCCCGGCTACCGAGATGAAGGGGAACTGCTGCGGTGTGGTGGGCATGGCGTACCTGGCGTGGGCAGGAAGAGTCCGGCAGGAGGCGGCGCCGGACTGGCGCATGCGCTGCGGGGCAGGGGAGCGAAAAAGTTTATCTTAAATTGGCGCCAAAAATATCAGGGATTGTCCCAGCCCGACCCCGACCCTAATCCCGATCCTGTGCCCGGTGATCCGGGTTCTGCGTCCGGCGATCCGACCCAACGTGCGGGCGGCATAAAAAAAAGGCCAGGTCCGAAGACCTGGCCTTTCTACTTGCGATGATGGCTTGCGGCCGGCCCGCCCCGATGATCCGGGCCGGGCCTGCG
This genomic interval from Bordetella genomosp. 8 contains the following:
- a CDS encoding C45 family autoproteolytic acyltransferase/hydolase, producing the protein MPTTPQQFPFISVAGKPYERGVQYGRAAVDRVRKSAAMYGQTLVTLGYDGPARTQLIESFAKEIEAYGPHYIEEMRGIADGAGVPLEDIVMINARTEVVAKARAEKKKAAELEPGDGCTGALVLPERSATGNLLHGQNWDWRAECAETSIVLRIRQEDGPDMLTFVEAGGLARSGLNSTGISITANYLESDRDFKQLGVPLSLIRRKVLEQQHFALAVKAVATTPKSCSNNIMLGMAEGFGIDFECTTDEAFPIYPGTDDLIVHANHWVSEVALCKLRDTGRASTPESQYRDWRVRRLLNRRDALTRDDLRAAFFDNFGAPYSVCRPPRPGSHDNLSASVAMVVMEPAVGEMDVVPLPALNQVYTRYSLSAEPEVITYAPR